The Benincasa hispida cultivar B227 chromosome 9, ASM972705v1, whole genome shotgun sequence genome has a segment encoding these proteins:
- the LOC120084813 gene encoding uncharacterized protein LOC120084813, with protein sequence MLQMIQNAGKFGGLQGEDPHAHLTSFVDICSAFSILGVTPEELRLYLFPYTLRDEARRWAQSLEPDEINAWDQLVERFMNRFFSSAVNPRRRGDVLNFEQKGYETLSTAWVRFRQLVKSCPHIGIPDCIMMENFYNGLDQPTQAVVDASVAEGLMDKSYMEVKSILDRISRDSDEWLDTEFEERSLEQERVEGAIVPVDTMSTLVDQVTIMTSLLQTMANQQRHLSQGSTQANVLTHMAAMNCIQCGEGHSVEVYSWNQQSVYPIYNEPFGNTYNPGWRNHPTFSWDRNHNQGSQSNHQNNYQGIRGNPPASLIRIIAQNKTIGTLPSSSGALGPRGKEQCQAVTLRSGKTTVPVSPIPDAITRPVDLTINDDQSTINDRTTGLEVSTSTRDESQQELNSKSTQPPVTRTQQAQDLNEQPIEQEVWRDPPTFPSRLKKKDHSKQFQRFLDVLRQLHINIPLIEALEQMPSCVKFLKDILANKRKIRENETIALIYECRRALIDVQKGELTIRVDDQQVKFNVLNALKYPSDMENCQYVEEL encoded by the exons atgcttcaaatgatccagAATGCGGGGAAATTCGGAGgtttacaaggagaagacccgcatgctcatTTGACTAGCTTTGTAGACATATGCAGCGCATTCTCCATACTTGGTGTGACACCAGAAGAACTTAGATTGTAtctcttcccttacaccttgagggatgaggcaAGAAGGTGGGCTCAGTCATTAGAGCCAGACGAAATCAACGCATGGGATCAGTTGGTTGAAAGGTTCATGAATAGATTCTTCTCTTCAGCCGTTAACCCAAGGAGACGGGGGGATGTATTGAATTTCGAACAgaagggttatgaaactttgagcaccgcTTGGGTGCGATTCAGACAATTAGTGAAGAGCTGTccacatatcgggattcccgattgcatTATGATGGAGAATTTTTACAATGGCTTGGATCAACCAACGCAAGCAGTTGTTGATGCTTCCGTAGCAGAAGGATTAATGGACAAGTCGTATATGGAAGTAAAGAGCATCTTAGATCGCATTTCGCGAGATTCAGATGAATGGTTAGATACCGAGTTTGAGGAAAGAAGTTTggagcaagaaagagtagaaggTGCCATTGTACCAGTTGATACAATGAGCACCCTGGTAGACCAGGTGACCATAATGACCTCGCTCCTTCAGACTATGGCTAATCAGCAAAGACATCTCTCTCAAGGTTCAACGCAAGCCAATGTGTTAACACACATGGCCGCAATGAATTGCATTCAATGTGGAGAGGGACATTCAGTGGAAGTCTACTCGTGGAATCAGCAGTCCGTATACCCTATCTACAATGAACCGTTCggcaacacctacaaccctggttggCGGAATCACCCAACTTTTAGTTGGGACAGGAATCACAACCAAGGGAGCCAGAGTAATCATCAGAACAATTATCAGGGGATTCGAGGCAACCCTCCAGCTTCATTAATCCGGATCATAGCCCAG AATAAAACGATTGGTACATTGCCTAGTAGCTCAGGAGCATTGGGGCCACgtggtaaagaacaatgtcaagcagtgacattgagaagtggtaAAACAACAGTCCCCGTGTCACCTATACCAGATGCAATAACAAGACCAGTAGATTTAACAATAAACGATGACCAATCAACCATTAATGATAGAACTACCGGTTTAGAAGTAAGTACATCTACAAGAGATGAATCTCAAcaagaattaaattcaaaatcaacgcaacctccagTTACTAGAACACAACAAGCACAGGACCTCAATGAGCAGCCAATTGAACAGGAAGTATGGCGGGATCCTCCAACTTTCCCGTCTAGGCTAAAGAAGAAAGATCATAgtaagcaatttcagaggttccTGGATGTCCTCCGacaactacacatcaatattcccttaatagaagcttTGGAACAAATGCCGAGCTGTGTGAAATTCCTTAAGGATATACTTGCTAACAAAAGAAAGATTAGGGAAAATGAAACAATTGCATTAATATATGAGTGCA GGCGGGCACTGATCGATGTACAGAAAGGGGAGCTTACAATCAGGGTTGACGATCAGCAAGTGAAGTTCAACGTTctcaatgcgttgaaatacCCGAGTGATATGGAGAATTGTCAATATGTTGAAGAACTGTAG